Proteins from one Desulfonema limicola genomic window:
- a CDS encoding CheR family methyltransferase produces the protein MNLMSAELTETQFKKISQIVYQLCGINLKDGKQALVRARLMKRLRALKMNSFDEYMKYLDHDSNKKELSYMVDVMTTNKTNFFREPEHFNYLCDKILPFTKSRRMRFWTAACSSGEESFSLGMLLRENISDIDTRDIKILATDISMKMLDKARAAVYGEELVRDIPPLFLQKYFNKKKQGTANVYQIKDNVRKMIQFGWLNLMDPWPMKGPFNVIFCRNVMIYFDRPTQQRLINRLWELLEPGGHLFVGHSEGLSAVSHKFHYVRPAVYKK, from the coding sequence ATGAATCTCATGTCAGCTGAACTGACCGAAACCCAGTTTAAAAAAATCAGTCAGATCGTATATCAATTGTGCGGCATTAATTTAAAAGATGGCAAACAGGCTCTTGTAAGAGCACGTCTTATGAAACGTCTTCGTGCTTTAAAAATGAATAGTTTTGACGAATATATGAAATACCTGGATCATGACAGCAATAAAAAAGAACTAAGCTATATGGTTGATGTCATGACAACAAATAAAACAAACTTTTTCAGGGAACCTGAACATTTTAATTATCTATGCGATAAAATCCTGCCTTTTACAAAAAGCCGCAGAATGAGATTCTGGACAGCTGCGTGTTCATCAGGAGAAGAATCTTTTTCTCTGGGAATGCTGTTAAGAGAAAACATATCAGACATTGATACCAGAGATATAAAGATTCTTGCAACTGACATTTCCATGAAAATGCTGGATAAAGCAAGAGCTGCTGTTTATGGAGAAGAACTTGTTCGGGATATTCCGCCTTTGTTTTTGCAGAAATATTTTAATAAAAAAAAACAGGGAACAGCAAATGTTTATCAAATAAAAGACAATGTCAGGAAAATGATACAGTTTGGATGGCTTAACCTGATGGATCCGTGGCCTATGAAAGGGCCTTTTAATGTAATCTTTTGCCGTAATGTAATGATTTATTTTGACAGACCTACCCAGCAAAGGCTAATTAACCGGTTGTGGGAACTTCTGGAACCAGGAGGGCATTTATTTGTCGGCCATTCAGAGGGATTGTCTGCTGTCTCACACAAATTTCACTATGTACGGCCTGCTGTTTATAAAAAATGA
- a CDS encoding chemotaxis protein CheA, which yields MLNKHKRIIHLLNKIIKDIDKFGINEPESLSEAYINLKNLIKEIPSDLNNLIRLLSLCTEGLQAVYEKKAQDIPSCIDGVIEGLEAAAYYLQDKHGKDRHILEPAESLESILNKNPGRQESVNNNSQASNQYLPEDLSLNDAASILIQLEPDDFDELEILHKILEVFTRQESYTETCREKIDKALHKIALTIKAKSKDPDFSIPESIITEVGLLLEEAMTEMADNEKQDIVKNNKSRKKESEQIKHSHNGKEDNDKTNYMPEDADLDLIGAFITESNDLITNAEDALLALETNPEDMEAVSTVFRAFHNIKGTSAFFELSLMTEMAHHAESLLSRVRDQEIRYAGTYPDLALRSIDMLKELFNLLENALGGESFTKPEGYDRLMELLADPEKAGISDQKGAAGIQETKTLKKEKTIQEQTSFDELSDSHSQSDHKKQPQQHSRQASVESSIRVPIDRLDKFIDMVGELVVSHSMVVQDEIVSGSEFHELQKKVAHTSKIVRELQNMSMSMRMIPLKTTFRKMARLVRDLSKKIGKNVTFITEGEDTEIDRNMVDIINDPLVHMVRNALDHGIELPEDREKAGKPRNGTVHLSAYHSAGNVVVEIKDDGKGLDRLAIISKAKERGLIEDGANLNDREVYNLVFEPGFSTAKIVSDVSGRGVGMDVVKKNIENIRGHVEIYSNPGKGSIFKMSLPLTLAIIDGMVVRVGKEKYVIPTISIVRSVQPLSENITTVLKRGEMLSLQGELIPLFRLGSLFEVEGAVEEISKAITVVVENDGQQTGLLVDELIGSQQIVIKTLGESLGNILGISGSAIMPDGRVGLILDVGGLVRLANSAN from the coding sequence ATGTTGAATAAACACAAAAGGATTATTCACCTGCTCAATAAAATCATAAAAGATATTGACAAATTTGGCATTAATGAGCCTGAATCTCTATCTGAAGCATATATTAATTTAAAAAATCTGATAAAAGAAATACCCTCTGACCTGAATAATTTAATCAGGCTTCTTTCCCTTTGCACTGAAGGGTTACAGGCAGTATATGAAAAAAAGGCTCAAGATATTCCTTCTTGTATTGATGGTGTTATTGAAGGGCTGGAAGCTGCTGCATACTATTTACAGGATAAACACGGTAAAGACAGGCACATTCTTGAACCAGCCGAATCACTGGAAAGCATATTAAATAAAAATCCTGGCAGGCAGGAATCTGTTAATAATAACTCTCAGGCTTCAAACCAGTATTTGCCTGAGGATTTGTCTTTAAATGATGCAGCATCAATTTTAATACAATTGGAACCTGATGATTTTGATGAACTGGAAATTTTACATAAGATTTTAGAGGTTTTTACCAGACAGGAAAGCTATACTGAGACATGCCGTGAAAAAATTGATAAAGCTTTGCATAAAATTGCTTTAACCATTAAGGCTAAATCAAAAGATCCTGATTTTTCTATCCCTGAATCAATAATAACTGAAGTTGGACTTTTATTAGAAGAGGCTATGACGGAAATGGCAGATAATGAAAAACAAGATATAGTTAAAAATAATAAAAGCCGGAAAAAAGAATCAGAACAGATCAAACACAGCCATAATGGAAAAGAAGATAATGATAAAACAAATTATATGCCTGAAGATGCTGATCTTGATTTAATCGGTGCATTTATTACTGAAAGCAATGACCTGATAACCAATGCCGAAGATGCACTTCTGGCACTTGAAACAAACCCGGAAGATATGGAAGCAGTCAGCACTGTTTTTCGTGCTTTTCATAATATAAAAGGAACTTCAGCATTTTTTGAATTATCCCTTATGACGGAAATGGCTCATCATGCTGAATCTCTTTTAAGCAGGGTCAGGGATCAGGAAATAAGATATGCAGGAACATATCCTGATCTTGCATTGCGATCAATTGACATGCTTAAAGAATTGTTCAATCTTCTTGAAAATGCTCTTGGAGGTGAATCTTTTACTAAACCTGAAGGCTATGACAGACTTATGGAATTACTGGCAGATCCTGAAAAAGCAGGAATATCTGACCAGAAAGGTGCAGCCGGCATTCAAGAAACCAAAACCCTGAAAAAAGAAAAAACCATTCAAGAGCAAACTTCTTTTGATGAATTATCAGATAGCCATTCCCAGTCAGACCATAAAAAACAGCCTCAACAGCATTCCAGGCAGGCCTCTGTTGAATCTTCCATAAGAGTACCCATTGACCGGCTTGACAAGTTTATAGATATGGTTGGTGAACTTGTAGTATCACATTCCATGGTTGTTCAGGATGAAATTGTATCAGGCAGCGAGTTTCATGAATTACAAAAAAAAGTTGCCCATACCAGCAAAATTGTCCGTGAACTGCAGAATATGAGTATGTCAATGAGGATGATCCCTCTTAAAACTACTTTTAGAAAAATGGCACGCCTGGTTAGAGACCTGTCAAAAAAAATAGGAAAAAACGTAACCTTTATTACAGAAGGTGAAGATACTGAAATTGACAGGAATATGGTGGACATTATCAATGACCCCCTTGTTCATATGGTTCGAAATGCTTTAGATCACGGCATAGAACTGCCTGAAGACAGGGAAAAAGCAGGAAAACCCAGAAACGGAACAGTTCATTTATCAGCATATCATTCAGCAGGTAATGTTGTTGTAGAAATAAAAGATGATGGAAAAGGGCTTGACCGTCTGGCAATTATTTCCAAAGCAAAGGAAAGGGGCCTGATAGAAGACGGGGCAAATTTGAACGACCGTGAGGTTTATAACCTGGTTTTTGAACCTGGATTTTCCACAGCTAAAATTGTATCAGATGTTTCTGGACGGGGTGTGGGAATGGATGTTGTTAAAAAAAATATTGAAAATATTCGAGGTCATGTAGAAATATATTCAAATCCAGGTAAAGGAAGCATTTTTAAAATGAGTCTTCCCCTGACCCTTGCAATCATTGATGGAATGGTGGTAAGAGTAGGTAAAGAAAAATATGTTATACCCACAATATCCATAGTCAGATCTGTCCAGCCCCTGTCTGAAAATATTACTACCGTATTAAAAAGAGGAGAAATGCTGTCTCTTCAGGGCGAACTTATCCCTTTGTTCCGTCTTGGCAGTCTATTTGAAGTAGAAGGTGCTGTTGAAGAAATATCAAAAGCTATTACAGTAGTTGTTGAAAATGATGGACAGCAGACCGGACTTCTTGTTGATGAATTGATTGGAAGCCAGCAGATAGTCATCAAAACCCTGGGAGAATCTCTGGGAAATATTCTTGGAATATCAGGAAGTGCAATTATGCCAGACGGGAGAGTAGGATTGATTTTAGACGTAGGAGGCCTGGTTCGGCTTGCAAATTCGGCAAATTAA
- a CDS encoding response regulator, translated as MSDSISVLVVDDFSTMRRIIKKHLSGLGLTNIVEAENGLKAWNIIQDQNIDLVVCDWNMPEMTGMELLKKVRTSESLKHIPFIMVTAESKTKITIEHGEEKLTDYIAKPFKAKDLEEKIKSMLQV; from the coding sequence ATGTCTGATTCAATTTCTGTACTGGTTGTTGATGACTTTTCAACTATGCGCAGAATTATAAAAAAGCATTTATCAGGACTTGGACTTACAAATATTGTAGAAGCTGAAAATGGTTTAAAAGCATGGAATATAATACAAGACCAGAACATTGATCTTGTTGTATGCGACTGGAACATGCCTGAAATGACAGGCATGGAATTATTAAAAAAAGTGAGAACAAGTGAATCATTAAAACACATCCCATTTATAATGGTTACAGCAGAAAGTAAAACCAAAATCACTATTGAACATGGGGAAGAAAAATTAACAGATTATATAGCAAAACCATTTAAAGCTAAAGATCTTGAGGAAAAAATAAAATCCATGCTCCAAGTTTGA
- a CDS encoding chemotaxis protein CheA translates to MDFDESIFEEFVLEAREGLETAEESLSQLLEKEQDPDPELLDQIFRAVHSIKGAAGFLMLKRMEELAKSMESLMSMIREKTLKLDSETGDVLTEGIDMLMLMLENITQSDEIDISMVMELINNISSSSDIDEKSGYEEQNYEQYESAQKDFQFEISPITLKNLPVMHEFLYILNYELVSHFSDKEDDPADLIKNLLSVGIIIDSELRTSEQNLEQTPQGPLWFTVLYSTILDPDFIDDAVYLPSDRIFPINRDELGDADAVTFNVISKKISLISLDNESTIEQPDQKDQAEQSFPLKDVVQTQQTHLPEISEPENIAHQKTQDSYDNDPDDNRHKHKEIFLQDEAEKELQLRHDFHADMENLDLLINLVGELVIAESMVTKNPDLKGLRLDNFERSSHNLKRIISELQSVVMSARMISLARVFNRLGRLVRDLSMKSNKKIYLKVIGQETEVDKNIIVQIAEPLEHIITNCVQHGIETPEQRLSLDKPETGTITLEARKEGTEILIYISDDGRGFDRNIIIAQAVKQGLASEDDDSQLSYEEACQLVFKTSESITKPESEKQSFPGMAMLKSRMDILKGRIHIQSVPNKGTTTVLRIPLTMGIIDGMIIRVGKASYTIPLLSIRESFRPDPSQITITMGGQEMVKVRDRLIPVIRLHKLYDIESDWEALDQGILINAASGSKNICFFADEIIGHHQTVIKSMPEYIGSIFGISGCTIMDNGNIGLILDVADIIDMLETHNNFQK, encoded by the coding sequence ATGGATTTTGATGAATCTATTTTTGAAGAATTTGTCCTTGAAGCTCGTGAAGGTCTTGAAACAGCAGAAGAAAGTTTATCTCAATTATTAGAAAAAGAGCAGGATCCAGATCCTGAACTGCTTGATCAGATTTTCAGGGCTGTACATTCCATAAAAGGGGCTGCCGGTTTTTTAATGTTAAAGCGCATGGAAGAACTTGCAAAATCCATGGAATCTCTTATGTCAATGATAAGAGAGAAAACATTAAAACTAGATTCGGAAACAGGAGATGTACTGACTGAAGGCATAGATATGCTTATGCTTATGCTGGAAAATATTACTCAAAGTGATGAAATTGATATTTCCATGGTTATGGAACTTATAAATAATATAAGCAGTTCCAGTGATATTGATGAAAAATCAGGTTATGAAGAACAAAATTATGAACAATATGAATCTGCTCAAAAAGATTTTCAATTTGAAATAAGCCCCATTACCTTGAAAAATTTACCAGTTATGCACGAGTTTCTCTATATCCTGAATTATGAACTGGTATCGCATTTTTCTGATAAAGAAGATGATCCGGCTGACTTAATTAAAAACCTGCTTAGTGTTGGTATAATTATTGATTCCGAACTAAGAACCTCTGAACAAAATCTTGAACAAACCCCCCAGGGACCCTTGTGGTTTACTGTATTATATTCAACTATTTTAGACCCTGATTTTATTGATGATGCTGTATATCTGCCATCTGACCGTATTTTTCCCATTAACAGGGATGAACTGGGAGATGCAGATGCTGTAACCTTTAATGTAATTTCAAAAAAAATATCCTTAATATCCCTTGATAATGAATCAACAATTGAACAGCCTGATCAAAAAGACCAGGCAGAACAATCATTTCCTTTAAAAGATGTAGTGCAGACACAGCAGACTCACCTGCCTGAAATCTCTGAACCTGAAAATATTGCACACCAGAAAACACAAGACAGCTATGATAATGATCCTGATGATAACAGGCATAAACACAAAGAAATATTTTTACAGGATGAGGCAGAAAAGGAACTGCAATTACGCCATGATTTTCATGCTGATATGGAAAACCTTGATTTATTGATAAACCTTGTGGGTGAATTGGTAATTGCAGAATCAATGGTTACTAAAAACCCTGATTTAAAAGGACTCAGGCTTGATAACTTTGAACGTTCATCTCATAACCTTAAAAGGATTATTTCAGAACTTCAAAGCGTTGTTATGTCTGCACGTATGATTTCACTTGCACGGGTATTCAACCGCCTGGGAAGGCTGGTACGTGATTTATCTATGAAATCAAACAAAAAAATATATTTAAAGGTTATTGGACAGGAAACAGAAGTAGATAAAAATATCATAGTGCAGATTGCCGAACCTCTGGAACATATTATTACAAATTGTGTTCAACACGGTATTGAAACGCCTGAACAAAGATTATCATTAGATAAACCTGAAACAGGAACAATAACCCTTGAAGCCAGAAAAGAAGGCACAGAAATCCTTATTTATATAAGTGATGACGGCCGGGGTTTTGATAGAAATATTATTATTGCCCAGGCAGTAAAACAAGGTCTGGCTTCAGAAGATGATGACAGTCAATTAAGCTATGAAGAAGCCTGCCAGCTTGTTTTTAAAACCAGTGAATCAATAACTAAGCCAGAATCAGAAAAACAAAGTTTTCCTGGAATGGCTATGCTGAAAAGCAGAATGGATATTTTAAAGGGCCGTATCCATATCCAGAGTGTTCCAAACAAGGGCACTACAACTGTTCTTAGAATACCTCTTACAATGGGTATAATTGACGGCATGATTATCAGGGTGGGGAAAGCTTCTTATACCATACCCCTGCTCTCAATAAGGGAATCATTCAGGCCTGATCCAAGCCAGATTACAATTACTATGGGCGGCCAGGAAATGGTTAAGGTTCGAGACCGCTTAATTCCAGTCATCAGACTGCACAAATTATATGATATTGAATCAGACTGGGAGGCACTTGACCAGGGAATCTTGATTAATGCTGCTTCAGGATCAAAAAACATATGTTTTTTTGCAGATGAAATCATTGGACATCATCAGACAGTAATTAAAAGTATGCCTGAATATATAGGCTCAATATTTGGTATTTCAGGGTGTACAATCATGGATAACGGTAACATTGGACTTATTCTGGATGTAGCTGATATTATTGATATGCTTGAAACCCATAATAATTTTCAAAAATAA
- a CDS encoding STAS domain-containing protein, whose translation MVKTSDELSWEIVKVLEKLNNENAGNLRTHLLNLFNNKQFKVRFDFSDVKNINTMALNIFTIFSKLLKEKSTDYQLEIINANDDIINLFKMTHLEKTYKIIRGTSNGF comes from the coding sequence ATGGTTAAAACATCAGATGAACTGTCATGGGAAATTGTAAAGGTTTTAGAAAAATTAAATAATGAAAATGCCGGTAACCTCAGGACACATCTTTTGAATTTATTTAACAATAAACAATTTAAAGTGCGGTTTGACTTTTCTGATGTTAAAAATATCAATACAATGGCTTTAAATATTTTTACCATATTTTCAAAGCTGTTAAAGGAAAAATCAACTGATTATCAATTGGAAATCATTAATGCAAATGATGATATTATCAATCTTTTCAAAATGACACATCTGGAAAAGACATATAAAATTATTAGGGGAACTTCTAATGGATTTTGA
- a CDS encoding chemotaxis protein CheW: MNQAVMVMDEKEGKYLTFMLADEEYGIGILKIKEIIGMMPITTVPQTPAFVKGVINLRGKVIPVIDLRLRFGMKAIEYSDRTCIIVVEIEGEALNIMIGIVVDTVSEVLNIKKQEIEDSPKFGTKLDTDFILGMAKTEGGVKILLDIDRVLRSEEIMLLEKTT; encoded by the coding sequence ATGAACCAGGCTGTTATGGTCATGGATGAAAAAGAAGGTAAATACCTGACTTTTATGTTAGCTGATGAGGAATATGGTATTGGAATATTGAAAATAAAAGAAATAATTGGAATGATGCCGATTACAACAGTTCCTCAAACCCCTGCTTTTGTAAAAGGTGTCATTAATCTCAGGGGCAAGGTTATTCCTGTTATTGATTTAAGACTCAGGTTTGGAATGAAAGCAATTGAATATTCTGACAGAACCTGTATTATAGTTGTTGAAATAGAAGGTGAAGCACTTAATATCATGATAGGTATAGTTGTTGATACTGTTTCAGAGGTATTGAATATAAAAAAACAGGAAATTGAAGACTCGCCAAAGTTCGGCACAAAGCTTGACACTGATTTTATACTGGGAATGGCAAAAACAGAAGGCGGTGTTAAGATTCTTCTGGACATTGACAGGGTTCTCAGATCTGAAGAAATAATGCTGCTGGAAAAAACAACATAA